The Osmia bicornis bicornis chromosome 9, iOsmBic2.1, whole genome shotgun sequence genome has a segment encoding these proteins:
- the LOC114875083 gene encoding DDB1- and CUL4-associated factor 10 homolog produces MPKIKTRQANSLWLRQRELGIKFPLGHADRFHKTLYSSIQPVTSWDHALSDAAHGGVFNLEYSPDGSLLLAACEKKSILMFDPLRRRLIHAIDNAHDDCVNCVRFLDQRMFATCSDDSTVALWDARNLKQRIRTLQGHSNWVKNIEYSPKDSLLLTSGFDGSIYTWDINSFTENSILHTRVFHTNGLMRTRLSPDASKMLISTTSGYLIIIHNLKLSTLTQDLAGFRPNMYRLMQSSQTTIPNVANFTHLFSHSRTHNRVEFLTDFPAGDDAEIISSLQVHPQGWCALSRNVSSAEKSEWTCIHDIQERDVSGTTEQGKEGEEATPQFNEVAVDEFEDFPQPQSSRSGITSSFLIESPNNRVRVVHTTSDARSNSIGSSDNAQPVRSSRNNWQPTSRRTSRLQSRNSRLDRNASRTNFNTVEAGSGSGLSSDSRVPVDRDDRQENRYMYGAENNESIQEDASNDQERESGLNYWLPRPNIHLNYLRPRNMIDDFSTGNIELHVSTTDVWEAHVAVREARLRRERHRVARSNNNAVVIIGDRIRVQNRNRQGQQTMYAIPRNRMIHQNTPRLTHYIEEPNVGSGYIKELCFSADGRLICSPFGYGVRLLAFSSDCSELSNCVPPFNESVQLHELATNVSHSGIVVSTKFSPRHCLLVSGCLGGKIVWHQPVV; encoded by the exons ATGCCTAAAATAAAAACCAGGCAAGCGAATAGCCTCTGGTTAAGGCAACGCGAATTGGGCATCAAATTTCCCCTGGGACACGCTGATCGTTTTCATAAAACCCTTTATTCTTCAATACAACCTGTAACTTCTTGGGATCATGCATTGTCCGATGCTGCTCACGGTGGAGTTTTCAATCTTGAGTATTCGCCAGATGG TTCTCTTCTGTTGGCAGCATGTGAGAAGAAAAGTATTTTAATGTTTGATCCTTTGAGGAGGAGATTAATTCATGCGATTGACAATGCTCATGATGATTGCGTCAATTGTGTTAG GTTTTTAGATCAACGTATGTTTGCAACGTGTTCAGATGACAGTACGGTAGCTCTTTGGGATGCAAGGAATCTGAAACAAAGGATAAGAACATTGCAGGGTCATTCGAACTGGGTTAAGAATATAGAGTATAGTCCCAAAGATAGTTTACTATTAACCAGTGGATTTGACGGTAGCATATATACCTGGGATATTAATAGTTTTACGGAAAATAGTATTCTACACACCCGCGTATTTCATACAAATGGACTAATGCGTACTAGACTTAGTCCGGATGCCAGCAAAATGTTAATAAGTACCACTTCTGGATACCTCATCATCATACACAATCTTAAGTTAAGCACATTAACTCAAGACTTGGCAGGATTTAGA ccAAATATGTACCGATTAATGCAGTCGTCTCAAACAACAATACCGAACGTGGCAAATTTCACGCATCTCTTTTCCCATTCTCGTACGCATAACAGAGTAGAATTTTTAACCGATTTCCCTGCCGGTGACGATGCAGAGATAATATCTAGTTTGCAAGTGCATCCTCAAGGATGGTGTGCTTTGTCCAGGAACGTCAGTAGTGCAGAAAAATCTGAG TGGACTTGTATTCACGACATACAAGAGCGTGACGTATCCGGCACAACGGAGCAGGGtaaagaaggagaagaagccACCCCTCAGTTTAACGAAGTAGCTGTAGACGAATTCGAAGATTTTCCACAACCACAATCCTCGCGTTCAGGTATAACATCGTCGTTCTTAATCGAAAGTCCGAACAATCGTGTCAGGGTAGTTCACACTACGTCCGATGCGAGATCGAATTCGATCGGATCCTCGGACAACGCGCAACCAGTTAGATCATCGAGGAACAATTGGCAACCGACGTCTCGCAGAACATCACGATTGCAGTCGAGAAACTCGCGTTTGGACAGAAACGCATCGAGGACGAATTTTAATACAGTCGAAGCTGGTTCTGGTTCAGGTTTAAGCTCGGATTCACGAGTACCTGTGGATCGAGACGATAGACAGGAGAATAGATACATGTACGGGGCCGAGAATAATGAGAGCATACAAGAGGATGCCTCCAATGATCAAGAGAGAGAGTCGGGTCTGAATTACTGGTTACCAAGACCGAACATACACCTGAACTACCTGAGACCACGCAATATGATAGATGACTTTTCTACCGGCAATATAGAGTTGCATGTAAGTACGACCGACGTGTGGGAAGCACACGTGGCGGTCAGAGAAGCTAGACTCCGAAGGGAAAGACATCGAGTCGCCAGATCGAACAACAATGCCGTGGTTATAATTGGCGATCGGATCAGAGTCCAGAATCGAAACAGGCAAGGTCAACAGACGATGTACGCTATTCCGAGAAATCGTATGATCCATCAGAATACACCTAGGTTAACGCATTACATCGAGGAGCCTAACGTTGGCTCTGGTTACATCAAAGAGTTATGTTTCTCTGCCGATGGCCGATTAATATGTTCGCCGTTCGGCTATGGCGTACGATTGTTAGCGTTCTCTAGCGACTGTTCGGAACTGTCCAATTGTGTACCACCGTTTAACGAGTCTGTACAGTTGCACGAGCTAGCGACGAATGTTAGTCACTCTGGCATCGTGGTCAGTACAAAATTTTCACCTAGGCATTGTTTGCTCGTGTCGGGTTGCCTCGGTGGAAAGATCGTTTGGCATCAGCCGGTGGTTTAG